Within Wyeomyia smithii strain HCP4-BCI-WySm-NY-G18 chromosome 2, ASM2978416v1, whole genome shotgun sequence, the genomic segment ATAAGTGCGTCCAAATTATAGCATTTTAGCGAATATGCAGAAAACGTACGATTTAATTCGCGAATCAGTGTCGAAACTTTTCAAACGGTAAGTGAACTTCAGAGGCATGAAATCTCTTTTATTAATTAAGAATGGCTTTCTTACAGCAAAAATAACAAcactttttgtcaattttgggTAAAGCACACAAAAGAGGAAGAAATCCTACTCTTTGAAAAACGATACCTAAAGAAATTTTTACGTTTTCACAAATTGTACATAACGGGTATGACGTTAGAGGAAATGAGGGTAGCTAAACGATTTCAGGAAGTCTCGATGGAGCTGGACGATTCTGCAGTCGATGGTAGTTTTGGTTCGGTAAGACGAAATATAAACTCTGGCATATAAAGTCGGTGCTTTtttacggtttttttttcacagttcTGCAGAAAACACTATTGTTCTTGCTACAATGAAAATTCTAAACATGTTCCGAAAACGGATATCCGTATCGGAAACCGCACTACGCCTGACAAAACTGACGTAGTAGGACTAGTACACAAAGATAACACGGTGAGTTTGTATGAATTCACTTTAACCActttttgaacgattttttttattttcagttaattCCTTCTGCTGAAGAATCAGCCATATCTAATCAACCAACGAAAGAGCTGCCTGCGAGGTCTGAAAACACAGTGATATGGGATCTTCCTCCACTTGATCTTGACATCGATTTAGGTCCTTTCGTAATCGACAATTGTAATGGCCCGATATACATATCCTTTGAGCAGCCAGAACCGTGATAAAAAGGTGACAATTTATATGTTATATTAATGTTTCTGTATGAATTTTATAACTTTGTTGAAAGAATTAGCTATTTATTTTAAACTATGTAAATTATTCAGTTTTAGTATTAGTAGTTCATTTAAAGCTCTTCTATATATGTGAGAAAACAGTCATCGATAATTTTTTCCTCTCAAAAGTCAAGGGTGCTATTTCACATGGAAACCATTTTTAAATTCTTGGTAATATTTCATCCGTTGGCAACTGTGTGTATAGACACTACCGGAAAAACTAAATCAATTGGGACAGCCTCAACCTTCCACGAGGCTGTTTAAGTTCGGTTTCGACTTTTCAATTTTGCCAGGCGATTGTCATTATTGCTTTGACTTATAAACGTGGCCCAGAACATAACCACAAAAAGAGTTTTCTAGCCCGGTCTTAAGATTAATCGTGcaataacttatttttatttaagatATATTACAACGATGTCTGGCATAGACTTAATGTGTTAAAAAAACAGTTACAAAGTAAACGAAAATAACCGGTATGTCATCTCGCTAAATAAATTGTCGCTGGGGTGGTTCActtaaaacaaattttatatTAGACGTAAAAAGTAGACCAAAGTTTGCCCGCTTCGATTCGCATTGCGCTCCCCCGTTGCTCATTCAGACCGTTTCCAGCCGGCCGGAACAGCAAGAGCAGTGCTGTACACCGCTACCGTACGGTATGTTTGCTTCTTTGATATCGGTTAGCAACGAGAGTATTCTACCGGCGGTTTCAGTGGGTTTGATTTGCACCTTGGCCTCGTGATGCTCTCCATTCTCGATTCGACCCGAGCAAGTATGACTTTGCGGGCTGACGGAGAGGTCAATTAGCGGTACCTTTGGAGACTGTGGCATGTACTGTTCGGTTGGAGACGCTTCGATAGAAGAACAATTTTTGCCACCTTTCTCCAGCACCAACTGATGCACCAAGTAGTTGAGCTCTTTGAGCTTCAGTTTCATCACTTCGCGATCGTTAGCCAGTTGTTCCAACTGTAGATCACGCTCCATATCTTTCTGCTTAAGCAACCTTCGCTGCTGTTGATAGAGTGTGATGTATTCACCAATAGTTTCGGTTTCTCCCTGTAGTTGCATTACCAGATGCTCCAGGCGCTGTTTTTCATCCGACAGTTCGGCCACCTCTAGCATAGTTCGCTTGAATCGTTCCTGCAGTTTTTCCATGGCTTCGTGGGTCGGGAGACTTACCGTCGAAACGTTATCACTAATGGCATCCTGCTGGTCTGCTGGAACCTGCATGCTTGTCTCATGGTTTGGACTCGGCTTAGCTCTGCTTTGGAAAGAGTTTATAACTTTAACTAACTCTTCCTTCTCTTGTTTCAGTATTTCAATTTCACGATGGAGATCATGCTGACCATGGTCATGTTGAgaatggtgatgatgatgatcagCATTATGATCGTGATCATGATCGCAGCTGTCGTTCATCTGCTTCGATGTAGGCGACCCTGCTTTGCGCAACTGCTGCAATTGTTCCTGCGTCCTCTGTAACTCCGTTTGAAGCAGATTACCATCGTTGGCACGCGACTCATAATATCGCAATCGGTCTATTTCTTGGTTTTGCTGGAGGATTTGCTTGCTTAGTTCGGTGTTTTCATGCGCCAACCGAATCATTTCTTCGTCTTTAAAGTGCAACTTGTCGCGAATCGAGTTGAGTTCCATCTCGAGCTGTCCGTAGGTGGCCTTCATTTCCCTTCCTAAATGCAACTCCGATTGCAATTTGTCCGTAAGCTCCAGCTTGTCATTGCTCTGAAAAATAATGGAAAATAGTTAAGTATGAAGTGGAAATGCTATTGCATCTTGAGCATACAATTTGCACAAACGCTCGTTGCATTTCCTCAAGTTGGGGTTTTAGTTCCATATTCTGGGCTACTGCCCGAGATGCCTCAACTTTGGCAATTTCCAGTTCTACTAATAATTTTGCCGTGTCTGGTTTATCTATTTGAAGACGTTCCGCTGTCAGTTTAAGCTGCGTCAATTGCTCTTCacttagtttcagtttttcttcatATTCTAATTGTAATTTTTCGATGGAACCATTTTGTTTCTGAAATTAGTGTAATATTAGGTAAAGAAATCTGTTCTCGTTCAACAATTGCTACCTACCGATTGCTCAGTTCGTTCCATCTCCATGTTGGCTACCTTTTCCCTTAGTAGCTTGAGCTCCGATTCCAGCGTAGTTCGCTGCTGCTCTGCATCCGTTTCCTCCTGCTGCTGTGAAGCGTAAATTTTCTGCTTAATCATCTGCTGCTGAATTTGTCGTTCTAACTCGCCTACGTGGCGAACCAGGTTGTCTTCTCGGGCGGAAAGTCGATTGTTTTCATCGGTCAACTCTTGAATTTTGTCAGCCAAATTGGACACTTCCTTGTTAAGGTGCAATACGTAATTCTGGTACTGCTGATTGCTTTGATCCCGTTCGTTACCGATCTGTTTAATAATTTCCTGCAAATCTTTGATTTGCTGAGCCTTTATGAGGTTTTGCTGACTAAGAGCTTCGATCTTCATGTTAAAATCCATATCGTCATCCGAGGAAAGCTGTTCGACTCGCAGCTTTGCCAGTCCCAATTCAGATTGCGTTTGTTCCAACTGCTTTTGAACCGAATGAAACTCCTGGTTCCGAATCTGAAGCTTTTGCTTAAGTTCGCCCAAGTCTTCTTGTAGATCTTCGTACAGCTTGCGAAATTTACTAGCCTCCTCTTGGTACTCGTTAAGTTGATTTTTTATAGTTCGTTCAAGGTCTTCGAACCGATGGCCAGATTGTTTAACCGATTCCAGTTCTTTCTCTAATTTTTGCACAGCTCCTCGAGAAGCTTTTAACCGGTTTTGCAACTCAtcgttttcggctgttttctccCTAACCAAGCTTTGATACTTGCTGACAGTTGCTGTTAGTTCTGCTTTCTCTCCGACTAGAACTCCAACCGCTTGAATCTGCATACGCAACTGTTCTTGAATTGGTCCTAATTCACTGGTCAGTTTAGTAGAATTCTCCAATTTCAGTTTGTCGATTTCATTTTTCAGTTCTTCTATCGCCGATTGGTTGTTACGCAGTCTTAACCGGAGCTCGTCGTTTTCTAGTTTTTGAGCATTAAGCGTTCTGGAAAGTTCAGCCTTTTCAGATTCCAGCTCTAAAATGGTGTTCTGCGGCCCCAAGTCGGCACTGGCATTCGCAATCAACTGGCCGATTTCGTCGGAAATTCGATTGATGCTGTGCAGCGAAGCTTCCATCGGTTGTTCAGCCACATGAGCAACCTGTGGTTCCATGGCGAAAAAATCCGGCACCGGCTGGCcattattgttattgaaaaaactAGCCACTCCCGCATAGGACGATGGCTGTGTTACTGAAGACACCGTGTGACTAACGTTCTGGTTAAGATTATCTTCAACAGATATTGTCGGCGCAGGCAGCTGTTGTTCGCTGTTACCGGCAACAGCAGCGACTGGAACAGGCGTTTCCCTTGCTGAGCTGTTTCCACTTTTGACGGTAGAGTCTTGCTTTTGTTTCGACTGATATTGCTTCAGCTATGTTAAAAGGGTTATAAAATTGGCGAAAATTAATATTTTGATAGTCAACATAAAACATAATGTACATTGTAGACTAGGCTGACGTGTCAATTTTATCGCTTCTAAGCAGCTCGTATGATCGTACATTGTTTTGTTCTATATGAGTAATTTAACCACAAAACACGAATCTACCGATGTTCCTTTTTATCAAGTACACTTTTCTTTGCTCTTAGGACATATGGAAATGATGAAAAAGGGGTAAAATAGTGATAATACGAACCTTTTTTCTGGCTGCTGCAATTTTCTCTGCTTTGTCTGCCATGTttgttgtttttatatttttgaatactgaCAGCAGACATGAATTGAATGTTTCGCAATAGGTGAGCGACCGTGAAAAACAAAACCCGTAAAACGAATTTGCTGCAAAGGCTTATGCCAGGAAAGACACTACACTCTGAGAAAATATTACCTAGCGAACACGTGAATTTACGTAAACCTGATTTTTTTCACTGGCTTTGGTAAATAATAAGCataaaaattggtaaaaacaaCGCAACAGCTTAATTAAATACGGATATGTACTCTATTATGAgtaaaaaattggtaaaaacaaCGCAACAGCTTAATTAAATACGGATATGTACTCTATTATGGGTGAAAATTTGTGTGCagattttgatattgatattgatgattCAAG encodes:
- the LOC129725967 gene encoding uncharacterized protein LOC129725967, yielding MQKTYDLIRESVSKLFKRKNNNTFCQFWVKHTKEEEILLFEKRYLKKFLRFHKLYITGMTLEEMRVAKRFQEVSMELDDSAVDGSFGSFCRKHYCSCYNENSKHVPKTDIRIGNRTTPDKTDVVGLVHKDNTLIPSAEESAISNQPTKELPARSENTVIWDLPPLDLDIDLGPFVIDNCNGPIYISFEQPEP
- the LOC129721512 gene encoding golgin subfamily A member 2, producing MADKAEKIAAARKKLKQYQSKQKQDSTVKSGNSSARETPVPVAAVAGNSEQQLPAPTISVEDNLNQNVSHTVSSVTQPSSYAGVASFFNNNNGQPVPDFFAMEPQVAHVAEQPMEASLHSINRISDEIGQLIANASADLGPQNTILELESEKAELSRTLNAQKLENDELRLRLRNNQSAIEELKNEIDKLKLENSTKLTSELGPIQEQLRMQIQAVGVLVGEKAELTATVSKYQSLVREKTAENDELQNRLKASRGAVQKLEKELESVKQSGHRFEDLERTIKNQLNEYQEEASKFRKLYEDLQEDLGELKQKLQIRNQEFHSVQKQLEQTQSELGLAKLRVEQLSSDDDMDFNMKIEALSQQNLIKAQQIKDLQEIIKQIGNERDQSNQQYQNYVLHLNKEVSNLADKIQELTDENNRLSAREDNLVRHVGELERQIQQQMIKQKIYASQQQEETDAEQQRTTLESELKLLREKVANMEMERTEQSKQNGSIEKLQLEYEEKLKLSEEQLTQLKLTAERLQIDKPDTAKLLVELEIAKVEASRAVAQNMELKPQLEEMQRAFVQISNDKLELTDKLQSELHLGREMKATYGQLEMELNSIRDKLHFKDEEMIRLAHENTELSKQILQQNQEIDRLRYYESRANDGNLLQTELQRTQEQLQQLRKAGSPTSKQMNDSCDHDHDHNADHHHHHSQHDHGQHDLHREIEILKQEKEELVKVINSFQSRAKPSPNHETSMQVPADQQDAISDNVSTVSLPTHEAMEKLQERFKRTMLEVAELSDEKQRLEHLVMQLQGETETIGEYITLYQQQRRLLKQKDMERDLQLEQLANDREVMKLKLKELNYLVHQLVLEKGGKNCSSIEASPTEQYMPQSPKVPLIDLSVSPQSHTCSGRIENGEHHEAKVQIKPTETAGRILSLLTDIKEANIPYGSGVQHCSCCSGRLETV